Below is a genomic region from Actinomadura sp. NAK00032.
GGCCGGGCTCCCCGTCGGGGTTGAGCCGGTCGATCAGTTCCAGCGCGTCGTCGCCGGACGTCGTCGGGCCGAGCTTCACCCCGATCGGGTTGCGGATGTGGCGCAGGAACTCGACGTGGGCGCCGTCCAGCTGCCGGGTGCGCTCGCCGATCCACAGGAAGTGCGCGGAGACGTCGTAGGGCAGCCCGCTCAGGTGGTCGATGCGGGTCAGCGCCCGCTCGTACTCCAGCAGCAGCGCCTCGTGGCTGGAGTAGAGCTCCACCTCCTGGAACTCGCCGGGGCTCGCCCCGCACGCCTTCATGAACGTCAGGGCCCGGTCGATCTCGCCGGCGAGCTGCTCGTAGCGGCGCCCCGCCGGGCTCTGCTGGACGAAGTCGCGGTTCCAGGCGTGCACCTGGCGCAGGTCGGCATAGCCGCCCTTGGTGAACGCCCGGCACAGGTTCAGCGTCACCGCCGAGCAGTGGTAGGCCTTCAGCAGCCGGTGCGGGTCGTTGCGGCGCGACGCGGCGTCGAACGCGAACCCGTTGACGGCGTCGCCCCGGTAGGCGGGCAGCTCCACGCCGCCGCGCACCTCCACGGGCTTGGACCGGGGCTTGGCGAACTGGCCCGCCAGCCGGCCGATCTTCACGACCGGCACGCTGGCCGCGTAGGTGAGCACGACGGCCATCTGCAGCAGCGTCTTCAGCTTGTTCTTCACCGCGTCGGCGTTCGACCCCTCGAACGTCTCGGCGCAGTCGCCGCCCTGCAGGACGAACGCCTCACCGCGCGCCACGTCCGCGAGCTGCGCCTTGAGCTGGTCGCACTCGCCGGCGAAGACGAGGGGCGGCTGCGCCGCGAGCTCCGCGGCGACCGCGCGGACCTCGTCGGGATCGTCCCAATCGGGCTGCTGGAGGGCGGGGAGCGCGCGCCAGGCGTCGAGGTCCCCGGTGACGGCGGAGGTACTCACCCCAGAAGGCTATGGCACCGCCCACCCCGCCCGGAACGGCGAACCGGGCGGGCCCCACTCGGGGCCGCCCGGTTCGCGGTGGCTCGGGCTTGCGTGCCGTCAGGCGGCACGGCTCCCGGCCGCCGCGGGCTCCCTGCGGGCGTCGGACGCGCCCGCTCCCCCCGGTGCGCCGGCCAGTGCCCTGCGGCCGCTCAGATCGGTCTCGTTCGCCAGCTGCCGCAGCCGCCGCAGCGAACGGTCG
It encodes:
- a CDS encoding class II 3-deoxy-7-phosphoheptulonate synthase, which encodes MSTSAVTGDLDAWRALPALQQPDWDDPDEVRAVAAELAAQPPLVFAGECDQLKAQLADVARGEAFVLQGGDCAETFEGSNADAVKNKLKTLLQMAVVLTYAASVPVVKIGRLAGQFAKPRSKPVEVRGGVELPAYRGDAVNGFAFDAASRRNDPHRLLKAYHCSAVTLNLCRAFTKGGYADLRQVHAWNRDFVQQSPAGRRYEQLAGEIDRALTFMKACGASPGEFQEVELYSSHEALLLEYERALTRIDHLSGLPYDVSAHFLWIGERTRQLDGAHVEFLRHIRNPIGVKLGPTTSGDDALELIDRLNPDGEPGRLTFITRMGAGRIRDVLPPLIEKVRQSGAPVAWICDPMHGNTFEAPSGHKTRRLDDVLDEVAGFFEVHRALGTHPGGIHIEFTGDDVTECVGGGHGLAEADLHQRYETACDPRLNRGQSLDLAFMVAELYRKSA